The following proteins are encoded in a genomic region of Streptomyces gobiensis:
- a CDS encoding GDSL-type esterase/lipase family protein, which yields MSPDLGILARFSAALLGVITFASLITAPAAAADPPTRPATIVAMGDSLASGEGGGDYEPGGVPGQWCHRSANAQVQHAKPAGVDAVVNLACSGATTDSVRLGGGRHYGEAPQAEQLKTVARTHDIRSIVLTVGANDVPVVGVALECALRPVLPLPGCADRWNTKLPEKLKRIQPRITQNLRDIRTVMRQAGYADGSYDLILQSYVSPSSGESRYSTARGVLEGCPFRAKDTAWVRDAMFPMISRSMAEAASAVPGVRFLGLTGALDGRQVCAPGIDHDSELSWGLSLDPSGLRYGPGPNLVSQSLHPNAAGYRELARCLSAFHATPARSADCERTGDKVSLVTSSVTSP from the coding sequence ATGTCCCCAGATTTAGGCATCCTCGCCAGGTTTTCCGCAGCTCTGCTCGGCGTCATCACCTTCGCGTCCCTGATAACCGCTCCAGCCGCAGCGGCCGACCCGCCCACCCGCCCGGCCACCATCGTCGCGATGGGAGACAGCCTGGCCTCAGGGGAGGGCGGCGGTGACTATGAGCCGGGCGGAGTGCCGGGCCAGTGGTGCCACCGCTCTGCCAATGCCCAGGTGCAGCACGCCAAACCGGCCGGGGTCGACGCTGTGGTGAATCTGGCCTGTTCGGGTGCCACCACCGACAGCGTCCGGCTCGGCGGCGGCCGCCACTATGGCGAAGCTCCGCAGGCTGAGCAGCTGAAGACCGTGGCCCGTACCCACGACATTCGCAGCATCGTGTTGACTGTTGGCGCCAACGATGTCCCCGTTGTGGGGGTGGCGCTTGAGTGCGCTCTCCGCCCGGTCCTGCCGCTGCCGGGATGTGCTGACCGGTGGAACACCAAGCTGCCCGAGAAACTCAAGAGGATCCAGCCACGTATCACGCAGAACCTGCGTGACATCCGCACCGTGATGCGCCAGGCGGGATACGCGGACGGTTCCTACGACCTCATCCTGCAGTCCTATGTCTCGCCCAGCAGCGGGGAGTCGCGCTACTCCACGGCCCGAGGTGTCCTGGAGGGCTGCCCGTTCCGGGCCAAGGACACCGCCTGGGTCCGCGACGCCATGTTCCCGATGATCTCCCGGTCCATGGCTGAGGCCGCGTCCGCCGTACCGGGCGTACGGTTCCTGGGGCTCACCGGGGCACTTGACGGCCGCCAGGTCTGCGCGCCGGGCATCGATCACGACAGCGAGCTCAGCTGGGGCCTCTCCCTGGATCCAAGCGGCCTCCGCTACGGCCCCGGGCCCAATCTGGTTTCCCAGTCCCTGCATCCCAACGCCGCCGGATACCGCGAACTCGCCCGTTGTCTCAGCGCGTTCCACGCCACGCCAGCACGGTCAGCGGACTGCGAACGAACCGGGGACAAAGTGTCCCTGGTCACATCTTCCGTCACATCGCCGTGA